In the Arachis ipaensis cultivar K30076 chromosome B10, Araip1.1, whole genome shotgun sequence genome, one interval contains:
- the LOC107620170 gene encoding uncharacterized protein LOC107620170 has translation MDTEKVSHISSSGKELMEEDEDRRNSRESEVNMEGSQIPEITVEKIEGIFNFRINEVAMKELRYPWWDTLIVKLFGRRISLLALTRRLEAMWGKMGSIEVIDLGNEFFIVKFYSQEDLDFALTEGPWKILNHYLSIRFWQPDFNPLEATIDKIAAWIRLPGLAIEYYEENMMKKIGDVIGRTLKVDTNIADKSREKFARLCVELDLIAPLISQYAINGVKYKVEYKGIHNICFSCGVVGHEKSNCPKTILENSEGIEVRVTEKEKEGVEGIEKTTTVDRVEEGNPDISKKDKG, from the coding sequence ATGGATACAGAAAAAGTGAGCCACATCTCTTCTTCTGGGAAGGAGCTAATGGAAGAGGACGAGGACCGCAGGAATTCGAGGGAATCAGAGGTAAATATGGAAGGAAGCCAAATTCCAGAAATTACAGTAGAGAAGATTGAAGGTATCTTCAATTTCAGGATTAACGAAGTAGCCATGAAGGAACTTAGATACCCATGGTGGGATACTCTTATTGTTAAACTTTTTGGGAGGCGTATATCCTTACTGGCCCTTACTAGAAGACTGGAGGCTATGTGGGGAAAAATGGGTAGCATTGAGGTCATTGACTTAGGCAATGAATTTTTCATTGTCAAGTTTTATTCTCAGGAGGATCTCGATTTTGCTCTTACAGAGGGTCCTTGGAAAATTCTAAACCACTATCTATCCATCCGTTTTTGGCAACCAGATTTCAATCCTCTTGAAGCCACCATAGACAAAATCGCAGCTTGGATTAGACTCCCAGGTTTGGCTATTGAATATTATGAAGAGAACATGATGAAGAAAATAGGAGACGTGATTGGACGCACCTTGAAAGTTGATACAAACATTGCAGATAAAAGTAGAGAAAAATTTGCCAGACTTTGTGTGGAATTGGATCTAATAGCCCCCCTAATCTCTCAATATGCCATTAATGGAGTTAAATATAAGGTGGAATATAAAGGAATCCACAACATCTGTTTCAGTTGTGGGGTAGTAGGGCATGAGAAGTCTAATTGCCCGAAGACAATACTAGAAAATTCAGAAGGAATAGAGGTGAGGGTgacagagaaagaaaaagagggtGTAGAGGGAATAGAGAAGACAACCACTGTGGACAGAGTAGAGGAGGGTAATCCGGATATTTCAAAAAAAGATAAGGGTTAG